The following coding sequences lie in one Arachis ipaensis cultivar K30076 chromosome B03, Araip1.1, whole genome shotgun sequence genomic window:
- the LOC110269474 gene encoding VAN3-binding protein-like — MRKSTNIVVEITSKLIVEEAKFHDIQERKVELQQAIIKMEQGGSADGNLQGDRREKKKEETRTHNAQLHATISVVAVASVVAAIAAAMAASYTPSKDERMAKIDMAIASAATFVAMQCVEAAEAMGDERDHLASVVSSAVNVSSHDDTTTLTATAATTTALRGAATLKSRALKEVRNIAAVTLLRKAEEGLKFVAKLLQIVKYQQQYQRKGNRTSITNAAANDVLHICTDLPAWLGRHLLDDGEKRKYFGLKTNARGIVEIEYIWTQGVSGFFPLLHKDKIDLETDPCILQNYLITIN, encoded by the exons ATGAGGAAAAGTACAAACATTGTAGTAGAAATAACATCCAAATTGATTGTTGAAGAAGCTAAATTTCATGATATACAG GAAAGGAAGGTGGAGTTGCAGCAAGCCATTATCAAAATGGAGCAAGGAGGCAGTGCAGATGGTAATCTTCAG GGAGAcagaagggaaaagaagaaagaagaaacaagaactcaCAATGCTCAGCTGCATGCTACCATCTCAGTGGTTGCAGTGGCTTCTGTTGTGGCAGCCATTGCGGCTGCAATGGCTGCTTCATATACACCAAGCAAGGATGAGAGGATGGCCAAGATTGACATGGCTATAGCCTCTGCAGCCACATTTGTGGCCATGCAGTGCGTCGAGGCTGCTGAGGCAATGGGGGATGAGAGAGATCACCTAGCTTCTGTGGTTAGCTCAGCTGTCAATGTCTCCTCTCATGATGATACCACTACTCTTACCGCTACAGCTGCAACTACAACAG CTCTAAGAGGAGCAGCTACCTTGAAGTCAAGAGCATTAAAAGAGGTACGAAATATTGCTGCAGTGACACTGTTACGAAAGGCAGAGGAGGGATTGAAATTTGTGGCAAAGCTACTACAAATAGTCAAATACCAGCAACAATACCAGCGCAAAGGTAACAGAACATCAATCACAAATGCTGCTGCCA ATGATGTGTTACATATTTGCACAGACTTACCAGCATGGCTAGGGAGACATCTGCTTGATGATGGCGAAAAGCGGAAATACTTTGGGTTAAAGACAAATGCAAGGGGGATTGTGGAGATTGAGTATATCTGGACTCAAGGGGTCTCAGGCTTCTTTCCATTGTTGCACAAAGACAAAATAGATTTGGAAACTGATCCATGCATCTTACAGAATTACCTAATTACTATTAATTGA